CGGTGCCGTCCGGGATCCAGGCCATCCGCTTGCCGGAGCCGGTCGGGTCCAGATCCCAGGAGCGCAGCCAGCTCTGCATCGCACCGATCTCGCCCTGCTGGGCGGTGGCGATGTCGCCGCCGATCTGGCGTACCTCGGAGTCGGTGCCCTGGTCGAACGCGATCAGCCCCATCTCCACGGCCTGCGCGTGGTGGGTGGTCATGTCCCGGGCGAACCCGGCCTCCGCCGAGGTGTCGCCCGGCTTGGTGAGTCCGGGGGTGAGCAGTCCGGCCGTGTACCCGAGGAGGAGCCCGAGCACGACGGCGACGGCGAGCGCGACGGTGCCCCAGCGTCGTGCCGGGGCCGTCCCCCGGCCGCCGTCACCGGCGGCCGGGTTCGTGTTCTCCCTCGTGATGGCCGTGGTCATCGACTCAGCCCTGGGTGCCGAGCTCGCGCGGGGTGGTGCCGGTCGCGGTGACGCCCTGACCACAGTTGGCGTTCGGGCCCTCGATCGAGGCGTTGATCCGCAGCGTCTTGACGAACTCGTC
The nucleotide sequence above comes from Micromonospora pallida. Encoded proteins:
- a CDS encoding DUF305 domain-containing protein, coding for MTTAITRENTNPAAGDGGRGTAPARRWGTVALAVAVVLGLLLGYTAGLLTPGLTKPGDTSAEAGFARDMTTHHAQAVEMGLIAFDQGTDSEVRQIGGDIATAQQGEIGAMQSWLRSWDLDPTGSGKRMAWIPDGTEMVRDGLMPGMATPEQMAQLRAAQGREFDILFLDLMIKHHIGGVHMIDAVLKATDDPEVRRTAQTMKNTQQKDLTNLENALKRLRG